In Cygnus atratus isolate AKBS03 ecotype Queensland, Australia chromosome 5, CAtr_DNAZoo_HiC_assembly, whole genome shotgun sequence, a single window of DNA contains:
- the SOCS4 gene encoding suppressor of cytokine signaling 4, which produces MADNKDSNVKNADVRPKSSRSRSADRKDGYVWSGKKLSWSKKSEHCSDAETVSAAGRSGSNLKSQERKYSCSSIELDLDRSCGHRFLGRSLKQKLQDAVGQCFPIRNCSSRHASGLQSKRKIHISELMLDKCPFPPRSELAFRWHLIKRHTAPVSHKAEDWIIADLSQNEEKEDHLRDDEVANGGADSPSQSCDLTDGISSRGDSRPELVLGKVVRSSKEESDMDSDDEVITLCTSSRKRNKPKWETDDELLRMETPPKYHTQIDYVHCLVPDLLQINNNPCYWGVMDKYAAEALLEGKPEGTFLLRDSAQEDYLFSVSFRRYSRSLHARIEQWNHNFSFDAHDPCVFHSPDITGLLEHYKDPSSCMFFEPLLSTPLNRTFPFSLQHICRTVICNCTTYDGIDALPIPPSVKLYLKEYHYKSKVRVLRIDVPEQQS; this is translated from the coding sequence TCTCCTGGTCCAAAAAGAGCGAGCACTGTTCTGATGCTGAAACTGTGAGTGCTGCAGGAAGATCAGGGTCTAATTTAAAGAGCCAAGAGAGGAAATACAGCTGCTCCTCTATCGAGCTGGATCTAGATCGTTCGTGTGGTCACAGGTTTTTAGGCCGGTCTCTCAAACAGAAATTGCAAGACGCCGTGGGTCAGTGCTTTCCCATAAGAAACTGTAGCAGTCGGCACGCCTCAGGACTTCAGTCGAAAAGGAAAATTCATATCAGTGAATTAATGCTAGATAAGTGTCCTTTTCCTCCGCGCTCCGAGCTTGCTTTTCGGTGGCACCTGATTAAAAGGCATACAGCCCCCGTCAGCCACAAGGCGGAAGACTGGATAATCGCTGACTTATCCCAGAATGAGGAGAAGGAGGATCACCTGCGAGACGACGAGGTAGCCAACGGGGGAGCGGACTCTCCCTCCCAGTCCTGTGACCTTACTGATGGCATTTCCTCCAGGGGGGACTCGAGGCCCGAGCTGGTGCTGGGTAAGGTGGTAAGGAGCAGTAAAGAGGAGAGCGATATGGACTCCGACGATGAAGTTATTACGCTATGCACGAGCtctaggaaaagaaacaagccCAAATGGGAAACCGACGATGAGCTGCTGCGGATGGAAACGCCTCCGAAATACCACACGCAGATCGATTATGTCCACTGCCTGGTCCCAGACCTCCTTCAGATCAACAACAACCCCTGCTACTGGGGAGTCATGGATAAATACGCCGCCGAAGCGCTGCTGGAAGGAAAGCCGGAGGGAACGTTTCTGTTACGAGATTCTGCCCAAGAAgactatttgttttctgtgagctTCAGGCGCTACAGCCGGTCCCTCCACGCGCGGATAGAGCAGTGGAATCACAACTTCAGCTTCGATGCCCACGATCCGTGTGTCTTCCACTCGCCAGACATCACGGGACTCCTAGAGCACTATAAAGATCCGAGCTCCTGTATGTTCTTTGAACCGCTTTTATCCACTCCGTTAAACAGgacctttcctttttctctccaacATATATGTAGAACAGTTATTTGCAACTGTACGACTTACGATGGCATCGATGCACTTCCTATTCCTCCGTCAGTGAAGCTGTATTTGAAGGAATATCATTACAAATCAAAAGTTAGAGTACTCAGGATTGATGTACCAGAGCAGCAAagctag